GGGCGGAAGGACGAAACCCCGCCGCCGGGCGTGCGGATCTGCACCCGCAGCCGCGTGCCCACCGCCGGCGTCCCTTCGATTGTGGTGATGAAGGGATTCCACGCCGGGTAATCGGCAAACGCCGTCAGCGTCCGCCAGACGCGGGCGGGGTTGGCGCGGATGTCGATGATGGTGGCGATCAATTGCATAGTGGTCTTATATCCTGTCGCCGCCCGCCCCGCTACGTTGCTGGAACGGTCACGGCCACGAAACGGCACCGATGAATGCACAGGTTCCCCGAGCCGGCCATGAAACGCCCATGAACCCCAATGTGCCCGATAGCGACGGCGCCATCCGCTATTACGACGGCGATTACCCGTCCCTGGAACTGGATCCGCCGCGGGCCGGGGCGGTGCAACGGCTGGCCGCCATCGGGCTGCTGGGGGATGTGGCGTTTTACCGCACCCTGGCGGAACAGGCCGGCGGCCCGGTGCTGGAGATCGGGTGCGGCACCGGGCGGCTGACCATTCCCATGGCGCGGGCCGGCGCGGTGGTGCGCGGGGTGGATTCATCCGCCGCCATGCTGGACCGGCTGACCCGGCGGCTGGACCGGGAACCGGCGGCGGTGCGGGGGCGGGTCACGCTCACCCACGGCAACGCCATCGGCCTGGATCCGGGGGCCTTCCCCCTGGTGCTGCTGCCCTTCAACCTGCTGATGCTCCAGCACGGCGCCGGCACGGCGGAACGGCTGCTGGCCGCGGTGGTGGCGGCTCTGCCCCCCGGCGGACGGCTGGCGCTGGACGTGATGAACCCGCTGACCCTGTCCGCCGCGGCGGAGCGCAGCGGCATCCCCTCCTCCCCCCTGATCGACCCGTGGACGGGGGCGTCCTATCTCAAGATCACCCTGGCCGGGCCGGTGGACGCCGACGGCGAACAGCTCGTCCACGGCTGGTACGAGGCGCTGGAGGACGGCGAGCGGGCCATCCTGACCGATTTCGCCTTCCGCTGGCGCATGATCCCCCGCCCG
This DNA window, taken from Azospirillum fermentarium, encodes the following:
- a CDS encoding class I SAM-dependent methyltransferase gives rise to the protein MNPNVPDSDGAIRYYDGDYPSLELDPPRAGAVQRLAAIGLLGDVAFYRTLAEQAGGPVLEIGCGTGRLTIPMARAGAVVRGVDSSAAMLDRLTRRLDREPAAVRGRVTLTHGNAIGLDPGAFPLVLLPFNLLMLQHGAGTAERLLAAVVAALPPGGRLALDVMNPLTLSAAAERSGIPSSPLIDPWTGASYLKITLAGPVDADGEQLVHGWYEALEDGERAILTDFAFRWRMIPRPRLERLLSDAGLSIEETAGDFDGAPWQPDSRRTVVVARRTG